A stretch of the Alnus glutinosa chromosome 6, dhAlnGlut1.1, whole genome shotgun sequence genome encodes the following:
- the LOC133871831 gene encoding alpha-(1,4)-fucosyltransferase, with protein MPLKPLNTFTVAVMLGFTLLLLFFSGFLEFPSVSSSIQPINRPGSSETKSGPDPFTNLIGAFRKWDSQVGCARFKEKHKALVPVQSNGSSSLQDFGLECPELKMEHVSVLVKGWTWIPDNLDNLYSCRCGLSCLWTKSSVLADRPDALLFETTTPPPQRRIGYPIRVYMDLEAGRKRSGVEDLFISYHAKDDVQSTYAGALFHNGRNYHVSSLKNNDTLVYWSSSRCLPQRNQLAKQLLSLLPHHSFGKCLNNVGGRDMALSLYPECATDASVAPKWWDHLHCAMSHYKFVLAIENTMTESYVTEKLFYALDSGAVPIYFGAPNVWDFVPPHSIIDGTKFSSLEELASYVKALANDPAAYAEYHAWRRCGVLGNYGRTRAMSLDTLPCRLCEAVSRKGGRNWRAD; from the exons ATGCCATTGAAGCctctcaacaccttcactgtGGCCGTCATGTTGGGCTTCACGCTCTTGCTCCTCTTCTTCTCCGGTTTCCTCGAATTCCCATCCGTATCGAGCTCCATCCAACCCATCAACCGTCCCGGTTCGTCGGAGACCAAATCAGGACCGGACCCATTTACCAATTTGATCGGCGCTTTCCGGAAGTGGGACTCTCAGGTGGGTTGCGCTCGGTTCAAGGAGAAGCACAAAGCGTTGGTCCCAGTTCAGTCAAATGGGTCTTCTTCTTTGCAAGATTTTGGACTTGAATGCCCTGAGCTGAAAATGGAGCATGTCAGTGTTTTGGTGAAAGGGTGGACATGGATTCCTGACAATTTGGACAATTTGTATTCGTGCCGCTGCGGGTTGAGCTGTTTGTGGACTAAGTCTTCTGTTCTTGCTGACAGGCCCGATGCCTTGTTATTCGAGACCACTACCCCTCCGCCTCAG AGACGCATTGGATATCCGATTCGTGTATATATGGATCTTGAGGCTGGCAGGAAACGGTCAGGGGTAGAGGATTTATTTATTAGTTATCACGCCAAAGATGATGTTCAGTCGACCTATGCTGGTGCACTCTTTCATAATGGTCGAAATTATCATGTgtcttctttgaagaacaat GATACACTTGTATATTGGTCTTCATCACGCTGCCTTCCTCAAAGAAATCAGCTTGCCAAGCAACTTCTGAGCTTGCTGCCTCACCACTCATTTGGCAAGTGCTTGAACAATGTTGGGGGCCGAGACATGGCCCTATCTCTCTACCCCGAGTGTGCAACTGATGCCAGTGTCGCCCCGAAATGGTGGGACCATTTACATTGTGCCATGTCTCACTACAAGTTTGTTCTCGCCATTGAAAACACCATGACAGAGAGTTATGTGACAGAGAAGCTATTTTATGCGCTAGACTCCGGCGCAGTGCCTATATATTTTGGTGCACCCAATGTCTGGGACTTTGTCCCGCCACATTCAATCATAGATGGGACTAAATTCAGCTCCTTGGAGGAATTGGCTTCTTATGTAAAGGCCCTTGCCAATGACCCTGCAGCCTATGCAGAGTACCATGCTTGGAGAAGATGTGGTGTGCTGGGTAACTATGGAAGGACCCGTGCAATGAGCCTTGACACATTGCCTTGCCGGTTGTGCGAGGCTGTTAGCAGAAAAGGTGGGAGGAATTGGAGAGCCGATTGA
- the LOC133870554 gene encoding phosphoenolpyruvate carboxykinase (ATP) 1-like: MENNGPVRNQGLPKIQMPRNQTSSWEVCHDDSTPPVRAHTIDELHSLQKKRSAPTTPIRGAQGAFTPMSEEARQKQQLQSISASLASLTRDTGPKLVRGDPAARTAESPRGPTNVGQHSYTPSLLSLANSDSALKFTHVLYNLSPAELYEQAIKYEKGSFITFAGALATLSGAKTGRAPRDKRVVKEKTSEDELWWGKGSPNIEMDEQTFLINRERAVDYLNSLDKVYVNDQFLNWDPEYRIKVRIVSARAYHSLFMHNMCIRPTLEELESFGTPDFTIYNAGMFPCNRYTHYMTSSTSIDLNLGRREMVILGTQYAGEMKKGLFSVMHYLMPQRHVLSLHSGCNVGNDGDVALFFGLSGTGKTTLSTDHNRYLIGDDEHCWSENGVSNIEGGCYAKCIELSKDKEPDIWNAIKFGTVLENVVFDEHTREVDYSDKSVTENTRAAYPIEYIPNAKIPCVGPHPKNVILLACDAFGVLPPVSKLSLAQTMYHFISGYTALVAGTEEGVKEPQATFSACFGAAFIMLHPTKYAAMLAEKMQNHGATGWLVNTGWSGGSYGSGSRIKLAYTRKIIDAIHSGTLLNASYTKTEVFGLEIPTEIEGVPSGILNPINTWSDKDAYKDTIMKLGGLFKKNFEGFLNYKIGEDNKLTEEILAAGPVF, from the exons ATGGAGAACAACGGACCTGTACGTAATCAGGGGCTGCCGAAGATCCAAATGCCCAGGAACCAGACAAGCAGCTGGGAGGTGTGCCACGACGACAGCACGCCTCCGGTGAGAGCTCATACGATCGACGAGCTCCACTCCCTTCAGAAAAAGAGGTCGGCGCCGACGACTCCGATCAGAGGAGCGCAGGGTGCCTTTACCCCTATGTCCGAAGAGGCACGCCAGAAACAGCAACTCCAGTCCATTAG TGCTTCGCTGGCGTCGCTGACGAGGGACACGGGGCCAAAGTTGGTGAGAGGGGACCCGGCAGCAAGGACGGCAGAGAGCCCGCGGGGGCCGACCAACGTTGGGCAACACTCTTACACTCCCTCACTTCTGTCCCTGGCCAACAGTGACAGTGCGCTCAAGTTCACCCACGTCCTTTACAATCTTTCTCCTGCTG AACTGTACGAGCAAGCTATCAAGTATGAGAAAGGGTCGTTTATAACATTTGCCGGTGCTTTAGCAACTCTATCCGGAGCAAAGACAGGCCGGGCGCCGAGAGACAAACGAGTAGTGAAGGAGAAAACTTCGGAGGATGAGCTTTGGTGGGGAAA GGGCTCACCCAATATTGAAATGGACGAGCAAACTTTCCTGATCAACAGAGAACGAGCAGTGGATTACTTAAACTCGTTGGATAAG GTATATGTGAATGATCAGTTTTTGAACTGGGACCCAGAATACCGTATCAAAGTCCGAATTGTATCTGCCAGAGCTTACCATTCCTTGTTCATGCATAACAT GTGTATACGACCAACTCTTGAAGAGCTGGAGAGTTTTGGTACTCCGGACTTCACAATATACAATGCCGGGATGTTCCCATGTAATCGTTACACCCACTACATGACTTCCTCTACCAGCATAGACCTAAATCTTGGCAGGAGGGAAATGGTCATCCTTGGCACTCAGTATGCTGGGGAAATGAAGAAAGGTCTCTTCAGCGTTATGCACTATCTCATGCCTCAGCGCCATGTCCTCTCCCTACACTCTGGTTGCAATGTGGGCAACGATGGTGATGTTGCCCTTTTCTTTGGCTTATCTG GCACTGGGAAGACAACTCTGTCTACTGATCATAATAGGTATTTGATTGGAGATGATGAGCACTGCTGGAGCGAGAATGGTGTGTCAAACATTGAAGGTGGTTGCTATGCCAAGTGCATTGAGTTATCAAAGGACAAGGAGCCTGATATTTGGAACGCTATCAAGTTTGGAACTG TGTTAGAGAATGTTGTGTTTGATGAGCATACTCGAGAAGTGGATTACTCAGACAAATCTGTTACAG AGAACACTCGTGCAGCTTATCCTATAGAGTACATCCCCAATGCTAAAATTCCGTGTGTTGGACCCCATCCAAAGAATGTCATCCTTCTAGCCTGTGATGCGTTTGGTGTGCTTCCACCTGTGAGCAAGCTAAGCCTGGCTCAGACCATGTACCATTTTATCAGCGGCTACACTGCTCTG GTGGCTGGGACAGAGGAAGGTGTCAAGGAGCCACAGGCTACATTCTCAGCCTGCTTTGGTGCAGCATTTATAATGCTGCATCCCACAAAGTATGCAGCAATGCTGGCTGAAAAGATGCAAAATCATGGGGCTACCGGTTGGCTTGTTAACACTGGCTGGTCAGGTGGAAG CTACGGATCAGGTAGCCGTATAAAGCTAGCTTATACCAGGAAGATCATTGATGCCATTCACTCGGGGACCCTTCTGAACGCAAGCTACACCAAGACTGAAGTGTTTGGACTTGAGATCCCTACTGAAATTGAGGGCGTGCCTTCAGGAATCCTGAATCCAATAAACACT TGGTCTGACAAGGATGCCTACAAGGACACAATAATGAAGCTAGGGGGTCtgttcaagaagaattttgagGGATTCCTGAATTACAAGATTGGAGAGGATAACAAGCTGACTGAGGAGATCCTTGCAGCTGGTCCCGTCTTCTGA